A region from the Rhodamnia argentea isolate NSW1041297 chromosome 7, ASM2092103v1, whole genome shotgun sequence genome encodes:
- the LOC115749579 gene encoding uncharacterized protein LOC115749579 isoform X2, with translation MRLYLGSRMLRKIVVGVSVVIWVLLMEPCAAAGVVNGKLKSATFLSPNFVLGPGSVENKHYYDIGFPRGHVALKSFDAQVVDEDGIPVPLHHTYLHHWVVARYYSRPGHPQSKADYVFARNSGICQRDSLGQYFGLGSETRKTATFVPDPYGIEIGNPADIPAGFEEKWMLNVHAIDTRGVEDRLGCTECRCDLYNVTQDEYGRPLRPDYIGGLYCCYDQTQCRLRPGFQGARRSLYLRYTVVWSDWDTSILPVDIYILDVTDTWTALDKSSEHSAEHHCRVEYDVESCNQATEADDLCVDSKRTSLALPTGGYVVYGVAHQHSGGLGSNLYGEVISKCACLLSSLYVSILLGHSEISQKKAPASIAQALSKL, from the exons atgcGCCTGTATCTTGGGAGTAGGATGCTCCGGAAGATTGTGGTGGGTGTCAGTGTTGTGATATGGGTATTGTTAATGGAGCCATGTGCTGCAGCTGGGGTTGTGAACGGGAAGCTCAAGTCGGCCACTTTCTTGTCGCCCAATTTCGTGTTGGGACCCGGTTCCGTGGAGAACAAGCACTACTACGACATCGGTTTCCCCAGAGGCCATGTTGCCCTCAAGAGTTTCGATGCCCAAGTCGTTGACGAGGATGGGATCCCCGTCCCTCTTCACCATACTTATCTCCACCACTGGGTCGTCGCCAGATACTACTCCCGCCCTGGCCATCCCCAATCCAAAGCTGACTACGTTTTCGCCAGGAACTCTGGAATATGCCAGAGGGATTCCCTGGGACAATACTTCGGTCTGGGCTCTGAAACACGCAAGACCGCCACATTTGTTCCCGATCCTTATGGAATCGAAATCGGTAATCCTGCGGACATCCCTGCTGGGTTCGAGGAGAAGTGGATGCTCAATGTCCACGCCATCGACACACGTGGCGTGGAGGATAGGTTGGGCTGCACCGAGTGCCGGTGTGATCTCTACAACGTCACTCAGGATGAGTATGGCAGGCCTCTCAGGCCTGACTACATAGGCGGTTTGTACTGCTGTTATGACCAGACACAGTGCAGGCTCAGACCGGGCTTTCAAGGCGCTCGCAGAAGCCTCTACCTGAGGTACACCGTGGTCTGGTCCGACTGGGATACATCCATCCTCCCTGTTGACATTTACATACTCGATGTCACTGATACCTGGACTGCCCTTGATAAATCATCCGAACACAGTGCAGAACATCATTGCCGA GTTGAATACGACGTGGAGTCCTGCAATCAAGCTACTGAAGCTGATGACCTGTGCGTTGACAGCAAAAGGACAAGCCTTGCCCTGCCTACTGGTGGTTATGTGGTGTATGGTGTTGCCCATCAGCATTCAGGGGGTCTTGGTTCCAATCTTTATGGAGAGGTGATTTCAAAATGCGCATGCCTTCTTTCCTCACTTTATGTATCTATATTGCTGGGTCATTCGGAA ATTTCACAGAAAAAAGCACCAGCTTCCATTGCTCAAGCACTCTCAAAACTGTAG
- the LOC115749579 gene encoding uncharacterized protein LOC115749579 isoform X1 has protein sequence MRLYLGSRMLRKIVVGVSVVIWVLLMEPCAAAGVVNGKLKSATFLSPNFVLGPGSVENKHYYDIGFPRGHVALKSFDAQVVDEDGIPVPLHHTYLHHWVVARYYSRPGHPQSKADYVFARNSGICQRDSLGQYFGLGSETRKTATFVPDPYGIEIGNPADIPAGFEEKWMLNVHAIDTRGVEDRLGCTECRCDLYNVTQDEYGRPLRPDYIGGLYCCYDQTQCRLRPGFQGARRSLYLRYTVVWSDWDTSILPVDIYILDVTDTWTALDKSSEHSAEHHCRVEYDVESCNQATEADDLCVDSKRTSLALPTGGYVVYGVAHQHSGGLGSNLYGEDGRVICSSVPAYGTGKEAGNEAGYIVGMSTCYPQHGSVKINDGEILVLESNYSRSQSHTGVMGLFYLLVARELPKPMPDLPFAVQVQRNMTLSRFGGAILAFLGVVIASAIGISLKRRKQREEGYESLMT, from the exons atgcGCCTGTATCTTGGGAGTAGGATGCTCCGGAAGATTGTGGTGGGTGTCAGTGTTGTGATATGGGTATTGTTAATGGAGCCATGTGCTGCAGCTGGGGTTGTGAACGGGAAGCTCAAGTCGGCCACTTTCTTGTCGCCCAATTTCGTGTTGGGACCCGGTTCCGTGGAGAACAAGCACTACTACGACATCGGTTTCCCCAGAGGCCATGTTGCCCTCAAGAGTTTCGATGCCCAAGTCGTTGACGAGGATGGGATCCCCGTCCCTCTTCACCATACTTATCTCCACCACTGGGTCGTCGCCAGATACTACTCCCGCCCTGGCCATCCCCAATCCAAAGCTGACTACGTTTTCGCCAGGAACTCTGGAATATGCCAGAGGGATTCCCTGGGACAATACTTCGGTCTGGGCTCTGAAACACGCAAGACCGCCACATTTGTTCCCGATCCTTATGGAATCGAAATCGGTAATCCTGCGGACATCCCTGCTGGGTTCGAGGAGAAGTGGATGCTCAATGTCCACGCCATCGACACACGTGGCGTGGAGGATAGGTTGGGCTGCACCGAGTGCCGGTGTGATCTCTACAACGTCACTCAGGATGAGTATGGCAGGCCTCTCAGGCCTGACTACATAGGCGGTTTGTACTGCTGTTATGACCAGACACAGTGCAGGCTCAGACCGGGCTTTCAAGGCGCTCGCAGAAGCCTCTACCTGAGGTACACCGTGGTCTGGTCCGACTGGGATACATCCATCCTCCCTGTTGACATTTACATACTCGATGTCACTGATACCTGGACTGCCCTTGATAAATCATCCGAACACAGTGCAGAACATCATTGCCGA GTTGAATACGACGTGGAGTCCTGCAATCAAGCTACTGAAGCTGATGACCTGTGCGTTGACAGCAAAAGGACAAGCCTTGCCCTGCCTACTGGTGGTTATGTGGTGTATGGTGTTGCCCATCAGCATTCAGGGGGTCTTGGTTCCAATCTTTATGGAGAG GATGGACGCGTCATATGTTCTTCAGTGCCGGCTTATGGTACAGGGAAGGAAGCGGGAAACGAAGCTGGCTACATAGTAGGGATGTCGACATGCTATCCTCAACATGGTTCGGTTAAAATCAATGATGGGGAGATTCTGGTTCTGGAGTCCAACTATAGCAGATCACAAAGCCACACTGGGGTTATGGGACTTTTCTATCTTTTGGTAGCAAGGGAGTTGCCAAAGCCCATGCCTGACTTGCCTTTCGCTGTCCAG GTGCAGAGAAACATGACTTTGTCCCGTTTTGGAGGAGCAATACTTGCTTTTCTTGGAGTGGTAATTGCTTCCGCTATTGGAATCTCCTTGAAGCGTAGGAAACAAAGAGAGGAGGGTTACGAGTCACTTATGACATGA